Sequence from the Melanotaenia boesemani isolate fMelBoe1 chromosome 21, fMelBoe1.pri, whole genome shotgun sequence genome:
catttctttatctGCTGTTATACCTAAATGCTGCTGGAACAGTTGATCCCTTAAAGATATTGCTCCTATATGGCAGCTTAATAAATCAGACAGCACCTGCTTAATTGGCTCTGTAGAACCACCCGTATTTAAGGAGCTAATGTTTTATCTAATCTCATTGCACATAGTTGTTGGATCTTTCTTTCTGTAGcgattttatttttccatttcattcaaCATGTTGGGATGGCTCTGAAAGTGAATTCTCTGATTCTTCTAGCTTAGCTATGACTGTAAAAGGCAGAATAAGGCAAAGTCATGCTGTCAAAAACTggctgttattttttattttcattgctaTTCAACACCCACAACACAGTGCAACAGCACAACTGTTTGGTGTGAAGAAACCAAAGATAAACCGATTACCAAGCAAACACTGCTTTATGTTCATCTGTGCAGCCTCCTGATTTCTCTTAATATATAATGTAGTATGCACCTCTTTCTACACAGCAGTTATCTCTATTTGCACAGACTTGGATCCTTTGTCCAAGTTGACAGCATTTTcaagcgttttttttttttttttttttgtggccaGATTTGAGCAAAAAAGTTGGCAGAACTTTAACATGTCTCACAAATAAGTAAGCAAGTTTCCTCTTAGCAGTGTGGGCATGAAGCATTCACAGAGCTACACCTTAAACATATTTGAAAGATTATGAAACAGAGGAACATGAGGAACTTTTGATGGCTAATACTTCTTCTTTTCATTCAACCAAAacttgttttttccccctttttcccCAGTTGGGACAGAAGCAGAAAGAGCTCAACCAATTACAAGAGCagaacaacattttaaaagagcAACTGGAAGATGCCATTGGGAGAGAACAAAATGCCAGAGAGGGCTATGTACTGCAGGTACTACACACACCATTTATCATGCAGCCATAGTGTGGTTTGGAAATGGGCACCGTGTACAAATCGCAGCGCAGCACTCAATCTTGAGCTGTTTTAAAGGTTTGGAAGATAGCAATGCTGCAGTATCTGCTGCTGACACATACAAAGTGATGTGAAAATAGTGTTTTTGTCATGAAGTCTGCTGTATCATAATAGATCAGATTTTTGTGCGGCTactatatctttaaaaaaaaaactaacaggtGTGGGTGCTAATTCTCTGAAACCGAAATGCATGGTTGTGGTGTTCTTAGCATGAGTTTTCACTAACTTGTCTTGATGGAGTTTCACATCTCCTGGGAAAATAACTGATCTGATGTGTTTAAGGTAAGAAACTTGATCAATGAAGCTTgcactgtgctttttttttttttttttttttgcttctattCATGTGCATCTTTTCtcagcttgattttttttttctgttttttcatgctTTATGTTGCAGACTTGCATGCTTCAACTAATGTTTCCtctttttgcatattttaaatcATAGTAACATAATATgttggtttatttttgttttgttttgttttttttcctcattcaatCAAAATATCAGTAACACTttaaagtttgttgttttttttgtttgtttgtttttttcttcttttttggtcAGAAGTCGTTTGGTTAATTGATTTAAACTTTTCCATTTCCAAGTGACCCCTGAAAAAGCACTGTGAAAGCttggagaaaaacatttatctaAAGACAAATTGATAACAAGACtggaaagaaattattttcccgGTTACTCCTGAGATGTGGTTCTCCGTACATGGTAGGAAAAGTAAAGTGATGTCATTAATCAAAATGTCTCATCAATCTTTTTCAAGAGTGCAACGCCTTCCTCTTCACCGCACAGAATGCCATGGCAACATTTGCACAAGCTTAATCAAGATTTACAGGATGAATTGGAGTCCCAAAAACGCAAGCAGGACCTTGCACAACAGCAAATACGGACGTTAAAGAGAAGTTACACTGAAGCTCAGGACGCTGTGGACCGCCATGAGACTGAAATTCAGGCTCTCCAGGTTAAACTTGCATCTGCTATGGCTGAAATCTTGGCTAGTGAACAGTCTGTAGCCCGAATGCGGAATGAGCTAAAGCTAGAGCAGGAGCGCTCAAAAGAACAAGAAGAGGAATATGGCCGCAGTGAGGCCACCCTACGAGCCCAGCTAAAGGACAGTGAAGACAGACTCCGTGAAGTAGAAGCAAGCCTCTTGGAGAGAAACCAGGCCCTTAGGCACCTGGAGCGCCAGCAGGCCCTGCAACGAGACCACGTGAGAGAGATACAGAGGTTGCAGGAGAGGCTGCAAGAGGTGACTGCTCGGTTAATTGCTACCGAAGAAGGTCAGGCACTGAAAGAGGAGCGTCTGAGGAAGGAGCAGCATAGCATGCAAGAAAGTCATGAGAGGGAACGGCAGAATCTGTGTAGAAGATTAGCTGAGGCTGAAACTGCACGCAAGGAAGTAGAAGACAGACTGTTGGAGGCTGAGCAACAGGTCGAGGCCTTGTTGAGAGGGAGGCGGGCCTCAGGGGGCAAAGAATACAGGGAGGAAATGCTGAAGTTGCAAGAGCAACTGGCCCAAAAGTCTGACATGGTTGAATCATTGAGGGAAAGTGTACGAAGGCTAGAGGAAGAAAAAGGCCACCTCACCTGTCGCTGTCAGGAACTTCTCAACCAGATTGCAGAAGCAGACCGTGAGGTGAATAAGCTCCGCAACCGGCTGGAAACTGAAGAAGCTGATTACTATACCCTGGAGCACTCATATGAAAGGGCCACTCAGGAGTTTCAAAAAATGAGCCAGTTTctaagagagaaagaggaagagatcCGACAGACTAAAGAGATGTATGAGAGGCTGATGGAGCGCAAGGAAGAAGATCTAAAAGAGGCTCTTGTCAAAATGACGGCTCTTGGCACCAGCCTGGAGGAAACTGAACAGAAGTTACAAGCAAAGGAGGAGCTTCTCTGTCAAATGACTCAAAGTCTCCTAGATAAAGCTGAGCCCTGCAATGCTGAAAAGGACCTGAAAGCCAAGCTTGTGGTTGCAGAGGATCGCATTGCAGAGTTAGAGCAGCACCTTAATGCTCTGCAGCTCGGTTATGCTGATCTACGCATGGAAAGGGAGCAAATACTAGAACAGGACAGGAAGGGAAGGGCCGagacatcatcctctttatcatCCAACACAAATCTTCCTTTGGATGATTTTTCCAAGGCAGAGAACTGCCCCGATGATAAAGAGTCTCAAACTAAGAAACCAAGGATACGGTTTTCAAATATTCAGTGCCAAAAATACATCTGTCTTGAGGACATGGACACCAGCCATGTGAGCAGTGATTTTGTCGATGGAGGACAGAAAGATAACCAGGATGTAAATGTAGACTTTCAGTTGGATGATGAAAATGTCTCAGATATCACAGTCCCTCAAACAAGTGACCCAGAGAAATTCATCTCTATCATACACACCTTAGAAACTAAACTGCTTGCAACTGAGGATAAGCTGAGACATCTGACACAGAATTTAGAGGTGCAACAACCCGTCGAGACCGGAGACATGTCCGAGCCTGATCTAAAGATGGCAGAAAAGAAGCCTTGCACAGAGGAAGAGATTAGTGACGCTATTAAGTATTACACCAAGGCCCTGGTGTGTGTTGAAAATAGTCGAGAGAAAGTAAGGGCTATTCTCAGCAGTTCCCATGGTAACACTGATTCCCAGCTGCACTCGCTGTCAGAGATAGAGAATGATTTGTTTGATGCGGCTCTTCACATCCGACAAGGCCAGAAGACGTTGGAAGAACAGTCACCGTGCCATCAAACACTAACCCCTGAGACCGTAGATAACGAGGCCCTGCATCTTTTTGCCAAAACTTTGTCATTTGAGGCAGTTGTTTTGAACAAGATGGCTTTGCTGATACAAACCTCTAAGTCTGAGCTCCTAGAAGCTCTTGTTGAAATATGGGAAGACATGGATCACATTAAAAGGAGTGATAATGATTGCTTGGCTATAGTGTATGCTGACATCTTGATCAGGAAGTTGATGTTAGAGAGCACATTCTGGAAGGAAGTGGAGAAAGCCGAGCGAAATGTCACTATAACCAAAGAGAGCGGTGCTGATTTAGATGTTGACGCCACTGTGGTGTTTAAGACCTTCGTTAAAGCGGAACTAGCCTATTCAATTCAAAATCTTAAACTTTGCTATGAAGACAAATTCCAAATCCTTAAAAGGGAGTTGGCTGAAGCCCATAGTAACTTACAGCAAAGGGAAACGGCTCTGAAAGCAATTATAGAAGCCTCTAAAAGGCCTGATttgaaaactgtaataaaagagGTCAAACATGAATTTGGTCTTGGTAAACGAAGGTTAGCTGACATTCGCCCCCCTGAACTTGCTCCCTACATGGAGCAGATTGAAATGGAGGAAGCTAGAGATTTGGCTCAGGAAATTGTAGATAGACAGTTGGGGAGTATAGTTCCCTCTTATGGTGTTGACTCTGTTGAATCTTTTCAAAATGCACATGAAAGTCTGGCTAATGAGCTTCAAAGACAAGCAGCAATCCTACATACATTTGCTCAAGAAATAGAAAGCAGGGGAAGCCAACCTGGACTTTCTAAACTAATTCAAACTGTTTTAGGGCACCAAGCATCTCATAATTTGATGAGCACTTCTCTTTGCATGCGTGAAGCCCTTATCCAGGCTCAAGTGGCATATGTGGCATGTAGACTACGGTCCATGCATGAGCAAGACTTAGGTTTGTGCAAGCAGACCAGCCAAAACATGGAAGCTCTGGTGCAGCAGCATGCCTGCAACGTCACAGCAATCCAAGAAAAATACGAAGCGTGTCTACACGTGGAGCGACAAAACTTCACACAAACTGTGGCCACACTCCAGGAGGAGAATCAGACTCTGAAGAGCAAGCTCAGCAAACGTGTGAACCAGCTATCTGAGCTGCAGGACCGAGCAGCCCTCATGGAGAATCATTTCCAGAAGGAGACTGAAGATCTGAAGCTGAAGCACaaaaaggagctgagccaagCAGAGCAAGGTTGGACCTCAACAGAGCTGGCCCTCATGGAGACAGCCACTGACAATCAGCGAAAGCTAGAGGTCCTACTCGTGGACATGGACAGCATGGAGGAACGGCACGAAAGTCAGGTAAGGAGACTCGAGGAGCAATTTGAGGAGAGGATCTGTGAGCTACAGCATATCCACAAAGAGGAGATTGATAAGCTACATTCTCAGTATTTGGAAAGCATTAAGTGTGCCAAAGAGCACCAGCTGGACAAAAAAAGCCGTGAAGTCTCACGCTCACCGCCTTGTGACGAGGCTGGGACACcaatggaggaggaggagcaggggaaAGAAGAGGATGCACAAAACATGTCAGAAGTGGACTCCATGGTGCTTCTGAAGGACCGAATCCAGGAACTGGAGACTCAGATGAATAGCATGAGGGACGAGCTGGAGAACAAGCACCTTGAGGGAGATGTGGCCAGCCTGAGAGAGAAATACCAGAGAGACTTTGAAAGTCTTAAGGTTTTTGCTCTTTCATTATATCTTTAGtgaataaaagtttatttagacAACAGAGTAATCTATGAAGCTAAATTTCTATTTTAGTTCAGAACTGGGAAATGGTGTAATTATGGTGTCATTTGTAAATTCTTTTGGTTTTCTTAACTACAAACTAAATTACTTTCCATTAAATCAGTTACTGCTTTTTAAATGGAGTTTTGAAGGGTATCCCAAGCTCTTTTGTCTGCAGAATTGATGACCCTTCAGTGTTTATCTTTCTATGTTTGAATTTTGGGCTGCACGGCTGtttggtggttagcaccgcagcctcacagcaaggtaGTCCCTGAttcaagcctcggctggggAGGAGTTTCTGTGTGGgctttgcatgttcttcctgtgtatgtgtgggttctctccggctactctggcttcctcccacagtccaaagacatgcttgtatggttaattggtcactctaaattctccctaggaatgagtgtgaatagttggtcctgcgatggacggGCGACCTGTCCACTcttcattaaaagaaacaaaagaactcATACTGACGTGTCACCAAACTATTGGGAAgggaaaaaagctttttattgcATATATCAGCTTGGGACATCTTCAAAATTTTACTTAATGAAGCTGAACTGATGttagtcatttttatatttaaatgtaataatcaTCTGTGGCTCCAACATTGCCTCTTTCTGTTGGCATATAAAAATCACACCATTTCCTACGTCCATTTATGAACTAGAAAATGCTATTCTTAAAAATGCTGCTCTTCTGGTGAACAGCTTTAATGCTTCAACTTGCTTTGCTACTAACACAGCTGGGCTTGAGGTCATATAAAAACTGCACAGCTTCTATCGCCAGTTTTTGCATGTAACCTAGTGAGCTAATAATAGGTTTAGCACTGGATTTATAGtcacaaattaaatgttttgtaggTGTAAAATGCGTAGTGATGGTCCTGGTAACAAACACTTCTCCCTGCAGGCCACATGCGAGCGTGGCTTTGCTGCAATGGAAGAAACCCACCAAAAGGTGATAGAAGACCTCCAGAGGCAGCATCAGAGAGAGATTTCCAAACTCATGGAAGAGCGAGAGAGACTGCTAGCTGAGGAGACTGCTGCCACAATTGCTGGTAAGGAAATTGTCTTGCTAAACATACATCCTGCATGtcaaaacaaagacagagtAATTCTGTATGTGGCTTTTCTTTAATTTAGCTATTGAAGCGATGAAGAACGCACACAAGGAGGAATTGGAGAAGAACCAGCGCTCCCAGCTGAGTGGACTGAACTCGGATATTGACGAACTCCGCTTACAATATGAGTACGTTTTAAGTTCGGGGCACAGAAACTCAACTTTGTGTAGAAGAAGAAATTACATGCTAGttgtctttttctgctttctctattgatttttaaaaaatggtaaaGATCagaggtgaaaataaataacttgttaCATAATCCACAatttatttatgcatgattgatttgatttaaaaaaaatttaaaaagtcacgCCATCTCAATATAGCAGTAATTTCAGCACTCAGTCCTAAAAATTGCACATATCTGAAACTGAAGCAACTTTTGGGGAAATCACTATGGATACTTGAAGAATCTGCTCTGTGTGCTGGTAGAAAAActtaaactcattttaaaaaaaaacaatcagaaaataatttaaGCAAGTATTGTGCTATTCTGACTGTTTAGGGAGGAGCTGCAGTCCATCCAGAGAGAACTAGAGGTGTTGTCAGAGCAGTACTCTCAGAAATGTCTGGAGAACGCTCACCTGGCTCAGGCGCTGGAGGCAGAGAGGCAGGCCCTCAGGCAGTGTCAGAGAGAAAACCAGGAACTAAACGCTCACAATCAGGTCAGAGTTTCCATTCCTGCAACCGGCATGTTTCctgtatataaaaatacatttttgtccACAGGCTAAAATATAACTTTATCCGTCCAACAGGAATTAAACAACAGATTGAGTGCAGAGATCACTCGGATGCGCTCCTGTTTCAGTGGGGAAACGGCTCTATCACCACTTACTCAAGGCAAAGACATTTATGAGCTGGAGGTATGTGTAAACatccacacacattcacacaagtGACATGATGTCCAAGCTAagcatttctatttatttttcaggtgCTGCTACGAATAAAGGAATCAGAGATCCAGTATCTTAAACAGGAAATCCACTCTTTGAAGGATGAGCTGCAGTCTGCATTAAGGGTAAGAAAAGCAAGGCATTTCTCCATATTTTCAACATATTCTCACTAACTCTGAGCTTGTACATTCATGACTGTTTGATCATTTTACCAGGACAAGAAATATGCCACAGACAAATATAAGGACATCTACACAGAGCTGAGCATTGTGAAAGCAAAGGCCGACTGTGACATTAGCAAACTGAAGGAGAAGCTGCACATCGCCACTGAAGCTTTGGGGGAGAGGACTGTTGATGGCACAGTTACATCTGGATATGGTGAGAAGATGAAAGATTTCTGCCAATAAATGCACTTAAGCGTAATATGACTGTCAGTGAGCCTGTCCACATGCAcatcaaaaatctgattattacCTGATTTCTAGAGTTACCAAGAATTCAGGTGGTCATCTAGACAGCAAAATCTGATATCCTTCACCAGATAACTGCCATTAGCGGATTATAAGAAATCAGATAAACACACAGATTTCTCCCCAGTACCCCTCATGTCTTTGTGCTTGTAGATCtgtatatctgatttatttaatctttttacacCTGCACATGTTCAAAGAGCTGCTTATctatgacattattattgtgAATGAAAAGAGGACCCTGCAGTTTGGGAACCATGGAAGTAAAACATTCACCTGTGAACTATGTATCAGCTTATtactgctcacattagcagGTAAATGTCTACAGATTTCTCGAGTATTATATTTCAGAAGTGCGTGTAGACCCATCAGATCATATTATGATCTGATTTTCATGGTCATGTAAATGGGATCAGTGCTTTAGATAATTAAATGGCAGGTAAATTGTACCCAAACACAGTATGTTAGGTGTTTTGCTacatgtggtttaaaaaaagtaataactAATCTCTAATATTTTTTAGACATCATGAAATCAAAAAGTAATCCAGATTTCATGAAAAAAGAACAATCAGCATCATCCAAGCAATCAAGAGGTGTAAGGTCAAAGGTGAGTGTTTTGCATTCTTCTGCTGTTTCAAGTCTTTACTGAGTTGACTCTAGTGATGCACGATATTGGATTTATGGCCAATATGCCGATAACTTACAACTCATTTGGCCAAATACCATTACAGTACGGTTTCCTCTTTTATGGaattaaaatacagtattaTTCTACATACTCTGTCATGTTGACTTgttaaaaaagtatattaaaaaGCTCCTTGTGCAAAATAAGACTAATATTTCACTTGTATTATGTCCAACATGTTAAATTGAATCATgtcagttgtttttaaacaaaaaactaaaatgtgtgCATCCTATCCTACTTAAAACAAACTTGAATTATGTTCCCACCAGCGCCTGGTATTTTTTATTGGTTAATTATCAGTGGATTTACTGATACTGTGCCTATGATATGGTGCATCTCTAGCTGACTCTTTGTTTGCAATGTGCCATCATATAATGTAGAAAcgccagatgtttttttttttttatttttttttttatcatcaagtCTCTCGTGCTGAAAGTGTGTCACGTGTCTGTTTTGTCCACCAGTCTGTCACCGAACAGGTCTCATGGGATAGCTGACACTCCCAATGTGGGGTGATTTCCCCCCTCCCAACCCCTGCCCCAAGATGTGCTGTAGGTATAGCATTTTGTAGACCAAAGCATGTCATACTTACCCTTGCACGAGCTCCCTCTCTCCTCTACTCTACACTCTTCTTCTGCACCCCCAAAGTTGTCTGCAGTGTCCACTACTAAGCTGAATCTCACAGGTGTGAGCATTAACAGCGGTTTGCAAAGTGTCGTTAAGCAAAAGCACATCTGCATCTGCAGAGGTGGCTGTATTTTTCATATGttcctgcattttttatttattttttttttttttgtctcgtgtgtttttttaatttatcttgtgTACACCAGGAAGTGGTGTTGACCAGCATGGGAAAACAGCCACATCCCAGTGTTGTTTTCTGTCCAAATTTCCTTTTCACCTGAATCCGAGTGCGTCCGCctgagcaaagaaaaaatgtcttACATGAACAGATTATTAACAGtgaatttctctgtttttcttgcCTTAACAGAGCCTGAAAGAGGGACTCACCGTGCAGGAGCGCATGAAGCT
This genomic interval carries:
- the si:ch73-103b11.2 gene encoding nucleoporin nup211 isoform X3 yields the protein MSLKDNACRKFQANIFNKSKCQNCFKPRESHLLNDEDLNKAKPIYGGWLLLAPEGTNFDNPLHRSRKWQRRFFILYEHGLLRYALDEMPSTLPQGTINLNQCSDVIDGESRTGQKNSLCIVTPEKEHFIRAECKEIINGWQEALTVYPRTNKQNQKKKRKVDPPTHQDGVTPSQCFSTEDMNGHSEPGPAKVTVTSSSSGGSIPCLPSSIASAERVPMSRATLWQEENRWSRATIPCSRSASCLSQLSQSQIDASITTQDDGGTVSTGRKVRVESGYFSLEKTKSEPSPQSTHHSQPPQHLPLSSSASSSSLGAPSSRYTSESEPQISPPHPSQDTLPSPGALVSPSYSTISSSRSSLDSEPSVATSTWEGRSGDGGSNSSVSGGGGRVGRSGREYAALSDVPRARRLSYREAFRSEKKRQELRARTRSPGREEVARLFGEERRRSQIISRFEESHHVEHMDTGSSNDPSTNTTAIQRQGRSERRYLDNKHEMSLDTGKEYLAPDVSCSSFVSLRRAKSLDRRVTESSMTPDLLNFKKGWMTKLYEDGMWKKHWFVLTDQSLRYYKDSIAEEASELDGEIDLSTCYDVKEFPVQRNYGFQILCKEGACTLSAMTSGIRRNWIQAIMKNVRPTIAPDVTRKNISLKLSVLKPRSIPDEKIKGHVMLEPCPQATPDLSPSPEVPRSDGRRQPPGSNTSTSPSEPRKSRVRERRREGRSKTYDWSEFKMEQKEKEKERADTVDLSSSCSTTSSYCSPHSSSASSLASSPVSSSSLQTSSVSGAHPPSVTVETERENARRGNPPQSTTSSSHTPNTVTVISTLHTAAPSAAESQEQGKMDVDHPTVLCQGREDKTDSKSSDVQEEIEQRWHQVETTPLREEKQVPITTALGNSERLPPHELAALLDKELGQKQKELNQLQEQNNILKEQLEDAIGREQNAREGYVLQSATPSSSPHRMPWQHLHKLNQDLQDELESQKRKQDLAQQQIRTLKRSYTEAQDAVDRHETEIQALQVKLASAMAEILASEQSVARMRNELKLEQERSKEQEEEYGRSEATLRAQLKDSEDRLREVEASLLERNQALRHLERQQALQRDHVREIQRLQERLQEVTARLIATEEGQALKEERLRKEQHSMQESHERERQNLCRRLAEAETARKEVEDRLLEAEQQVEALLRGRRASGGKEYREEMLKLQEQLAQKSDMVESLRESVRRLEEEKGHLTCRCQELLNQIAEADREVNKLRNRLETEEADYYTLEHSYERATQEFQKMSQFLREKEEEIRQTKEMYERLMERKEEDLKEALVKMTALGTSLEETEQKLQAKEELLCQMTQSLLDKAEPCNAEKDLKAKLVVAEDRIAELEQHLNALQLGYADLRMEREQILEQDRKGRAETSSSLSSNTNLPLDDFSKAENCPDDKESQTKKPRIRFSNIQCQKYICLEDMDTSHVSSDFVDGGQKDNQDVNVDFQLDDENVSDITVPQTSDPEKFISIIHTLETKLLATEDKLRHLTQNLEVQQPVETGDMSEPDLKMAEKKPCTEEEISDAIKYYTKALVCVENSREKVRAILSSSHGNTDSQLHSLSEIENDLFDAALHIRQGQKTLEEQSPCHQTLTPETVDNEALHLFAKTLSFEAVVLNKMALLIQTSKSELLEALVEIWEDMDHIKRSDNDCLAIVYADILIRKLMLESTFWKEVEKAERNVTITKESGADLDVDATVVFKTFVKAELAYSIQNLKLCYEDKFQILKRELAEAHSNLQQRETALKAIIEASKRPDLKTVIKEVKHEFGLGKRRLADIRPPELAPYMEQIEMEEARDLAQEIVDRQLGSIVPSYGVDSVESFQNAHESLANELQRQAAILHTFAQEIESRGSQPGLSKLIQTVLGHQASHNLMSTSLCMREALIQAQVAYVACRLRSMHEQDLGLCKQTSQNMEALVQQHACNVTAIQEKYEACLHVERQNFTQTVATLQEENQTLKSKLSKRVNQLSELQDRAALMENHFQKETEDLKLKHKKELSQAEQGWTSTELALMETATDNQRKLEVLLVDMDSMEERHESQVRRLEEQFEERICELQHIHKEEIDKLHSQYLESIKCAKEHQLDKKSREVSRSPPCDEAGTPMEEEEQGKEEDAQNMSEVDSMVLLKDRIQELETQMNSMRDELENKHLEGDVASLREKYQRDFESLKATCERGFAAMEETHQKVIEDLQRQHQREISKLMEERERLLAEETAATIAAIEAMKNAHKEELEKNQRSQLSGLNSDIDELRLQYEEELQSIQRELEVLSEQYSQKCLENAHLAQALEAERQALRQCQRENQELNAHNQELNNRLSAEITRMRSCFSGETALSPLTQGKDIYELEVLLRIKESEIQYLKQEIHSLKDELQSALRDKKYATDKYKDIYTELSIVKAKADCDISKLKEKLHIATEALGERTVDGTVTSGYDIMKSKSNPDFMKKEQSASSKQSRGVRSKSLKEGLTVQERMKLFESKDSRKI